A window from Chryseobacterium vaccae encodes these proteins:
- a CDS encoding TonB-dependent receptor, whose protein sequence is MKIQGHKILFLIALLTFITGYSQVKISGKVTFRNKGVGEVNVTLKNTYDGTTTDAEGNFSFETSEKGSHILTFTHPKYEETEKAIVIDNQNVSFNAELKEQISEIDAIVVSAGSIEASDKKRATALLTPIDIYTIAGADGQISSALNYLPGVQKVGETGGLFIRGGTASESRIFMDGSLINNYFSNSIPGIAGRDQFNTSLFKGNVFSSGGYSALYGQALSGVLMLESVDLPDQSSYDFGISPIFLSAGFQKLGKDQQHSYGASFSYSLLSLMQKVFNFNTDFIDAPKGLDGNFNFRIKTKSGGILKYYGMYTSNKMGVKSESLEPGYDFSLVRLKGQNTYHNLSFRQKFGKYLLNVGTSYSFNSSDLNFSTETNEVESGRTTLLTDGNYINFKAVADRKINRISAVRAGFELNNTDEKLNFEAIRKNYKDLISSVFAETDLGFSNALSAKIGVRAEHSSFLNKNNIAPRFALAYRLADRWTTSLAYGLFYQNPESKYINGPADLGFQKSQHYVFQLQRGTEGRTLRLEAFYKKYDQLIKTFNITQGNSQNQQTQSALNNDGYGYAKGIELFWRDNNKTFKNIDYWITYSFLDSKRDFLNYPVSLKPGFAAEHTFSAVVKRFIPEWKLGANLSYTYAKGRPYYDIVSSFGDGRAVNYTRNEGRLKDYNALNVSFNYIPSIGKKDAKAFTVFVLSISNVLGAKNVYGYNFSVDGARSSAVVPPVNTFVFVGAFISFGVDKTQDAINNNL, encoded by the coding sequence TAAAAAACACATACGATGGAACAACAACCGATGCTGAGGGTAATTTCTCTTTTGAAACCTCAGAAAAAGGGAGTCACATACTAACGTTTACTCATCCAAAGTATGAGGAGACTGAAAAAGCTATTGTTATTGACAATCAGAATGTCTCTTTCAATGCAGAACTTAAAGAGCAGATCAGTGAGATTGATGCTATAGTTGTTTCCGCGGGCTCTATCGAAGCCAGTGATAAAAAAAGGGCAACAGCACTTCTTACTCCTATAGATATCTATACCATAGCGGGAGCGGACGGACAAATCTCTTCTGCATTAAATTATCTTCCGGGAGTTCAGAAAGTCGGAGAAACAGGCGGACTTTTCATCAGAGGAGGAACGGCATCAGAATCCAGGATTTTTATGGATGGAAGCCTTATCAATAATTATTTTTCCAATTCCATACCCGGAATTGCAGGAAGGGATCAGTTCAATACATCACTGTTCAAAGGAAATGTATTTTCAAGCGGCGGATATTCTGCATTATACGGACAGGCGCTTTCAGGGGTTTTGATGCTGGAAAGTGTTGATCTTCCGGATCAGAGTTCATATGATTTCGGGATTTCACCGATATTTCTTAGTGCAGGATTTCAAAAATTAGGGAAGGATCAGCAGCATTCTTATGGCGCTTCTTTCAGTTATTCTCTTCTGAGCCTGATGCAGAAAGTATTCAACTTCAATACAGATTTTATCGATGCTCCAAAAGGATTAGACGGGAATTTTAATTTCAGAATTAAAACAAAATCAGGAGGAATTTTAAAATACTACGGAATGTATACCTCCAACAAAATGGGAGTAAAATCAGAAAGTCTGGAACCCGGATATGATTTTTCACTGGTGAGATTGAAAGGACAGAATACCTATCATAATCTGTCATTCAGACAAAAATTCGGGAAATACCTTCTGAATGTAGGAACTTCTTATTCTTTCAACAGTTCGGATCTTAACTTTTCTACAGAAACAAATGAAGTTGAATCGGGACGGACCACACTTCTGACAGATGGCAACTACATTAATTTTAAAGCAGTTGCTGACCGGAAAATCAACAGGATCAGCGCTGTTAGAGCCGGGTTTGAATTGAATAATACGGATGAAAAACTAAATTTTGAAGCCATCCGAAAGAATTACAAAGACCTTATCTCTTCTGTTTTTGCAGAAACAGATCTTGGATTCAGCAATGCATTATCCGCTAAAATCGGAGTAAGAGCAGAGCATTCCTCTTTTCTGAACAAAAATAATATAGCACCCCGTTTTGCGCTGGCCTATCGCCTTGCAGACCGCTGGACGACCTCTTTAGCTTACGGACTCTTTTATCAGAACCCGGAAAGCAAATATATCAACGGTCCTGCAGATCTGGGTTTTCAGAAATCACAGCATTATGTCTTCCAGCTTCAGAGAGGAACGGAAGGAAGAACCCTGCGCCTTGAAGCCTTTTATAAAAAATATGACCAGCTGATAAAAACATTCAATATCACACAGGGAAATTCACAGAATCAGCAGACCCAATCGGCTTTAAATAATGATGGATACGGCTATGCTAAAGGAATAGAGCTATTTTGGAGAGATAACAATAAAACATTTAAAAACATTGATTACTGGATTACCTATTCGTTTCTGGATTCCAAAAGAGACTTCCTTAATTATCCGGTCAGTTTAAAACCAGGATTTGCTGCAGAACATACATTTTCAGCTGTGGTAAAAAGATTCATACCGGAGTGGAAACTGGGAGCAAATCTGTCTTATACCTATGCCAAAGGACGGCCTTATTATGATATTGTTTCTTCTTTTGGAGATGGAAGAGCTGTTAACTATACAAGGAATGAAGGGCGTCTGAAAGATTATAATGCACTTAACGTGAGCTTTAATTATATTCCCAGCATCGGAAAAAAAGACGCTAAAGCTTTCACAGTCTTTGTATTGAGTATTTCCAATGTTTTGGGAGCGAAAAATGTCTATGGATATAATTTTTCTGTGGACGGGGCAAGAAGTTCGGCCGTCGTTCCGCCAGTGAATACCTTTGTTTTTGTAGGGGCATTTATCAGCTTCGGAGTTGATAAAACACAGGATGCTATTAATAATAATTTATAA